Below is a window of Mus caroli chromosome 2, CAROLI_EIJ_v1.1, whole genome shotgun sequence DNA.
TTGAGAtaacaagtgtgagccaccataatTGGCCTAGCAATTTATCTCAAACTGTTTTATAGTCTCTAGTCACTATCACCCTGTTGATAATGTCTCTGAActcattttaatgtttaaaaactgaaaatctaCCACAAACACTTAGCCAAAAATCAGAAACATAACTTAATATGTAGTTTTAAGATAGAAACATAATTGTTAATTATCCTTCCTGTTGTGTTTTATGAAAGAGCTCCTCTGGGGAACTTTTACATAAGGGAAACTGATTGAAGCTTTTAGGGACGGTAAGAGATTTTTAGAGAAAAAGCACCCATGTAAACATTTTTTCCCCTATTTGCTAGATGCAGGGTGTCTTCACGATCAGTTTTGCTTCACCACACACATTCCCCGAATACCCCAAGAGCCAGCGTAACATTCAAGTCTGTGCTCTATAGAATGGCAGGGGTATCACTGGTCACTTTTCAGGCTAAGggagtagtgcacacctttaatcccaccactcaagagacagaggcagacagctgtGATTTTGAGACCAAcccgtctacagagtgagttgcaggacagccaagactacatagtataaaatcctgtctcaaaaacaaaacaaagggctggagagatggctcagtggttcagagcactgactgctcttccagaggttctcctgagttcagtttccagcacctacatggtggctcacaaccatctgtagtgggatctgatgccctcttctggtgtgtctggagacagctacagtgtacccatatacataaaataaataaatcttaaacaaaacaaaaacctgtcaaCAAATATCCACACAGAAACAAATGAGTCACATTTGAGGTAAACTGATCATAACTTACTTTAGATCTTGGTGACAATTTTTCTTCTTTCGAGGCGGTTTCTTCTTCTTCGGTTTATTTGCATtggtattattttgtttattgtttacaCCAAAATGGCCTGCAGAAATGTCACTCTGTAGTAAGTTGACCAACAATGGGCTCGTTAACGTTACATCCTTATTGACTGGAAAGCCTGGATTTTGACCACAAGGCATCTGACTTCCATTGGGTGCACCACCAAATGGTGCATTGAAAGACACTCCATGGCCCGAGAAGTGGCTTCCCGAAGCACTGTTTCCCTGCATGCTCTGCACATGTGGGGGGACCATGCTGGCTTGCTGCATGCTGACATCAGGCATCATCTGAGACAGGTTGACATCATTATTTGCTGTGGTAACTGGATCAGTATGTTGCTGGGCCATGTGTGGACTGGGTCCTGGTGGCCGCAGAACCTGCCCCTGAATCCCCATAACCTGAGATGGACTGTTGTTCACAGGTCCTTGCTGAGGCAGCATCTGTCCTGACATCTGTCCTGTGAACTGCACCATGTTTCCTTGCATATTCGGAGTTGGTCCCCTCATTATTTGTGCTGGTCCCGGCATGACATTGGATTGGTTCTGAGAGTTAAATTGCGCCTTATTCCCCTGCATCTGATTGGTCATTATTTGCTCTATCATTGGGTTCTGCTGGAGCAAAACTTGTCCCTGAGGCCCCATCATCTGGTTATGTGGTGCCATCATTTGTGGGCCCTGCTGGGGAAGCATCTGCTTGGGTGGGGTCATCCTTTGGGGTGAAGGTCCAAGATTTTGGTTTTGAGTGTTCACCATCATCTGGCCCTGTGGCATAAGCTGGGCCCTTGAAAGGATCATAGGATTTTGAGGGTTCAAAGTTCCTTGTTGCTGGGCCATTTGGCTCTGTGAGGGCACAATCTGTTGGTGCATGCCCATCAGCTGAGATGGTGGGCCTTGCTGGGGCTGGCCTTGCATGTTGCCCAGGGTCACCTGAGGAACCCCAGAGCTACCAGTCTGCTGGTTGTTTATGTTGCCATGAATTCCCATGAGGCTGGGTTGCATCATATTTGGTGGCCCGTGAGACACCTGCATCTGGTTTTGAGGAGGACCAGCTCCTTGAccaccttaaaaaacaaaaccaaagaacaaaaaattGTCATCATATTAAGATACTCCAATTACATTATTTAGAAAGGCACCCATCATACATATACGTAATAACCAACATAAATGCACATGTTTAACACACTTTCTGTGAGTATTTTAGACTCTGGAGGTATGATATAAGATGGAGGTAACTGCTTACATTTTCATGATCATACACTAAGAAAAACATGTCTTTACTCTTACATAGTAACTTAAAGACAACATTAGAAGATAAAGTTTACTTTCATATTAAATGAAGTATCAGTTTTATAGCATAGTTTGTAACTACCTTATTgtgaataaaacttaaaaatcatcATGGGCTAGAAAATGAGCCTCATTATGAGTAAACAAGGGAAACAAAGAATGTACCGGTGACCTCTAGAAAAAACTCAGGAACACAGAAAAGACATTTCAAAAACGCTTCTTTGAAAAGTAATTATGCCTTTCAAAGCCTATGTGTGTGAGATCTGGATGCTGTGCTTTAAAGAAGACAGTATACAGTATAGCCTAAGGACAGGGTACCTCTGCTTAAGAGACCTAGATACAGGAAGATGCTGAAAGTTTAGTGATCCTACTCTGTGACAGTCCCTACTGGACCATATGGGACTTGTTCTGAGTTCTCTTTCAACTAAAGGCACTGTCGGTACTGTCTGGCCAGATGAATTGTTTGTTGTTGGATCCTTGAAATTTTCCTATAGCTACTTGCTTTATCTCCAAATCTTACTGTGGCACTGAACATCGAACCCACAGCCTTCTATATACTTAGAATGAAGTCTACCGGAGTTATACTCACAATTTACCCCACCCACTTCAACTGAGAAACCATCTGGCTTATTTTGTCTGTTCTGTTGCAACAGGACATCGCTATTAGCAGGCTGCTCTGAAACTGTGTACTCCACTGCCTTGAACTGCACCACTATGCTTGACTTGAAAGTTTTctcagctgggcatagtggccgATGCCTGTAATGCTAGCACCTGGAAAGCTGAGGCAATAGAACTGTCATAAATTCAAGGGCAGTCTAAattacatagtaagatcctacctcaaaacaccaaaaataaaaacgaTGAACTTAAGGCCTCTTATAAGCTGGGAAggtactctactactgagctatacaTACCTTGAATGCATGTCCCTGTCATTTttggtgtatatatgtatacatgcatggtgtgtacatgtgtatgcacatttgAATATGTGTGGTCTGTGCAGGTCTCTACTTCCCAACCCCTGGGATTGTAGGTAGCTGCCACACTCTCTCAGcttatgtgggttcttggaatCCAAACTGTGGTTCTCATGCTTCCACAGCAAGCTCTTTAACTATCGAACCTTGTCctagctctgatttttttttataactttaaataGGAGCTATAAAGTGGCAATCTAATGAAGTTACAGACCAGTCCATGCTCTAGCTTGAGAGAGAAGCATAAACTGCCCACTGGTTACACATCAcacttcttcctgagtttcaggAATGCTTTCTAAACCAGCCTCATAAAGTCAAACTTGAACTCCAAAAAAACTCTCTATATACAAGTATACAGTCATCCAAGCAACAATTATTTGAGTATCCAATAACAATTAGGAATATCCAGTTATTGATACTAAATCTAGTGCTGATTTAGTATCAATAAAATGGTTCCTTTAAGAGGCAAGagataaaaactaattttttcaGGAAGTATTAAAAGTTAACAGAACATTAAGACAGGTAACAACAGAAAATGATAGACAAGAGGAGAACTGCTTTAAACAGACCagatggagaaatgaaaacaacaggTAAACATGAAAGTcttcctttaaaaagtaaatagcTGTGCTAGGGTGGAAGaattgtacattttttaaaaaattatttttattttatgtgtacaggtattttgcctgtatatgtctgtacaccacatatatgcttggtgcctgtggaatCCTCTGAAATTGGAGTAAGCCATCACTagtctctcatttttattttttaaaaaattaaatttttacttattattgtgtgtgcatgtgatgtaAGTGTAGGCAAATATTCCCATTGGCAAGGAAGGCCAGAACAAACACTTTAACCTGCTGAAACATCTGTGAGCTCTagattttttcccattctttaaGCAACTTATAATGAACATTGGAAGTTCAGGAAATTTTAAGCTAACTTAGTGTAAACTACTTCTATGAGAAAGGGCAAAAAGATTAGTCACTTAATTCctaagcaaacaaaagaaacccagcAACATGAAATTTGGGCTTTAAAAACTGCTTCGAAGAGTCCTTATTAACCAATCTACTATATGTTATTTCCTCTCCAAACTTTCTTACATATATACTATGCTATTGGTACTGATTAAATTGGGAAAATGCCACACTGCAGATTAGAATTTAGGCATTCAGCATAAATGAAGCTAATATGTACTATATAGAGATTTTAAGAGTTGAAGATGTTCAAACATGCCATACATCTACATACCCATGAATTTATGGTTTCCTTTCCCAGAAATGCCTTTTGCCTCAACATGCTCTAAGTCAGGCCATGGCTGGTTTGGAAACAGGAAAGGCTTGGGAGCACTACTGCCTCACTAAGCAGACTGAATAGTTGCAATACAGTTCAAATGATCTAAGCTATTTACTATCTGGCACTTTATAGAAAGaaagtgcatgcatatgtgacTTCTGTTCTAACTGAAGTTTAATTTCCTTCCCAAAGGTGTTTCTTGATTCTTGAGAAATAACTTATTTTCCATATTTCAATCATCACCCCAAAGTGTATCCATGTGTTTGAAATTGAAGAGAAAGACAATGACTTGTTCATTTTTATACCTCTATTGTCTTTCACGGTATTTACCACCGAATCAACGTTCACTCAACACACATGGCCAAATGAAAGCAAACCAACCTGTGTGCTGGACATTTTGATTTGCTTGCAGCTGAAGGGCTCCTGAATTCCCAGGGGTGGCTGCTGTGGTGGAAGGCACCTGACCTTGCATGAAGTTGGGATTGGCCTGTCCTGCTGAGAAGCCAGGCGGGAGGCGTTTAGGCATTCCTTAATAGAAAACAATGAGTAAGGCGGTTACCTAGCAAATTTATACTCGTGCTGAGATATGGAATGGATAAGGAAGGATGAGCTGCATGGAGTTCCCAGTGGCTTAGCTCTCTCTGTCACACTGGTAGGATCTTTAATAATAAGGTTGGGAAAGATggttaaaaaaaacaacacaatccCTTACATGAACTCtgtcaaaatgaaaaggaaatactAAAAAATTTACACTTAGAACATGCCAAGGAAAAAATGGCAATCTGCTCCCTACACATGATCTGAGGCCATATCATAGCAAGGTTTGAGGGCTCACTTTTCTCTGTAGTACAATGGACTCCCAATATTCATATACTGTAACACAGGCACCAAAGGAGTATGCTAAATTCTCTCATACTCAAACAAATTGAAATGAAATACAGTAAAACAAAGAGTAGGGTCCCAATTAAGGATAGATGggtaataatttttttcctttgagggaAATGGGTAATAATCTTTGCAGAAAAGTCTTCCTCCCTCCAGTGTAGGGCATGTCTCTTTGGAAAAGACAAGAGTTCACGGGAACTTCAAAGTGAAGCTATATCAATTTATGCCTTTCTCTCATAACATCTGCTGTGACTGATGGCTATAGTACCAGAAACCATGCTCTGATATAATCTTACTCAAGTTTATATCCTTTTAGGAAGGCCTAATTTCAGAAAGCAAGTTTGCAATAAAGAGAATCTCAGATCCACTCATGTGTGTACCACAGGTCTTGATGTGGTCAGACCACCTAGGTGAGGTATCCACTGCTCTATGAAAGCAACAATACCTAAAGCTCACTTCAAATTTATTAGGGCCACATTTTTAGTGTCCTCAAAAACTCTCTGTAAACAAATATGCACTTGTCCTTCCATTAGCAGCAAGTCCCCATTTACATGCTTCCACTTAACTAAATCAGTAATTGTGTTTGCAGCAGCCATGTTCTTACATTTTCTAAAAACGTCTTAGGAGTAATAGTAGAGCCTGTATTTCAGCAGAATCGATTCTAAGAGCGTGAGAACTGATGAGCAACCTCATTTCACGGGAACCATGGGAGCACGGGAACCATGGGAGCATGCCTACTATGTTGCACTGAAGATGCGAGGGTTTTTCTGGGTAGGCAATGGGTGTCTTTTGGTGGGGGATATGCTTATTGGATGGCAGTTTTACTGAACTCTATACTTCACTGAAAAGCTCCAAGCACAATCATGTGCACGAGGTCATgattaataagaataaataataaacatggaGATGAATAAGTTTTACTGGAATCGTTTTACCTCTCACACATTAAGCTCCATTGCTTTTTCTTCATACAAGAGGCaccttacaaaataaataaataaatctcctttagGTATAACTAGTGGAATTCCCTCTCTAAGGAGCAGGCATTGGCATTATAAAACTATATAAGTAATGATTTTTGAACTTAGTCCCCTTTAATACTTTAATCAAACTTAAAAACCACCATGCTTACTATGTTACTAACTAGGATTATCAAGATTGCTATGTAGAAGGGCATTGTCCCCAATAAAACCTGTACTTATCCTTTCATTTCTGCTCTACTTATAATCTTAATCCGTCAACAAACAAGAAGTttaaattactaataaaatacATGTTTGGTCTGGACATTACTAGtacaaaattaagtaaaaataatttgaaacaaaatgaacatctctattttcaattttacctGCATTTTTATCCAGAGAGCTAGCTTATATTTAACCAGTAAGATGTTATATAGTATATCAAGATAAAAATACATTACGTTAACTAAGTTCTATTAAGTGTCATTACCattatcacaaaacaaaatgtttatatcCTTATTTCACTCCCTCCATTAATACTAAAAACTGACATTCCACTCAAATCTATCTCCAGTAAATTTACCAACACAAATAGCTTCAGTGTTCCTCACCTCCTAGGCCTGGATGTAAACTCTGTGGCCCCTGGTTTGGTGGTTGCTGCTGCATCACCATGAAATTAGGTGGCACATTTCCCTGTTGAACCATAGGATTCCGACCTGGAGAGCTGACAGGCTGCTGAAATCCCTGGGGAAGTGGGTTATTTTGAGGTGGCCTTGGTCCCATCTGCTGCTGAGTTTGGTTAACCGTTGGGGAGGATGCAGGAGATCCCTGCTgaaaggaggagggtgaggaggcaggagaCTTGTTGGTGAGGTGGGGCTGTTGCAGGGGGGTTGGGACCCTGGAGGGCCCTCCCTGCAAGCCCTTCATCTGAGGAGCTGTGAACTGGCCTGGGTTGCTCATTTGAGGAAAGTTTGTATGGGCTTGTGAGGCTTGTTGGCTGCCAAAAGGATAAGGAGGGGGAGGGTGAGAAGGTGTCTGTACCGTAGCTAAGGAAGGTCTTGCCTGAAGTTGCGCTTGCATTGGGCTAGGCAAGGGAGCCTTCTTCCACCCTTGATTTGTAGTCATTGTGCCCAGagatccctgggctggtggagGCTGTAAGGCTCCAGAAGGCAGCTGGTTCCAGCCTGGAGGAACAGGCACCTGAGTTGGAGCAGTAAACTGTGGTCGAACCCCCTGTGGTTGTTGCTGATGTTGCTGTAGAGGTCTTGTCTGcaactgttgctgctgctgttgctgctgctgctgttgctgctgctgctgttgctgctgctgctgctgctgctgctgctgctgctgctgctgctgcagctggggAAAATTAGCTGGGTTCATTTGTCTGTTCACAGGAACAGGCTGCATTGAGTGATGCGCTGGAGGTAAAGATCCTGAGGGATGACTCTGTTGCTGTATATGGAGTCCAGAGAGAAGTGGATCCATTGCATCTGTTAAAGATAGTgagtaataagaaaaaaaaaaaaagatagtgagCAATAGTTAACCTACTGCAACCCAGATCTCAGCACACTGGCTTGGGTCTACTGATACCACTGATACTACCATGTTCATGAGTGTCTTCTAAGTACCAACAGATATAAAGAAAATCCTGCCTTAAAGACAACTTACGGTTCATTAGTGGCGAGGAGCATCgaacataaaatatagaaaa
It encodes the following:
- the Ncoa6 gene encoding nuclear receptor coactivator 6 isoform X4, with the protein product MVLDDLPNFEDIYTSLCSSTMGDSEVEFDSGLEDDDTKSDSILEDSTIFVAFKGNIDDKDFKWKLDAILKNVPNLLHMESSKLKVQKVEPWNSVRVTFNIPREAAERLRILAQSNNQQLRDLGILSVQIEGEGAINLALGQNRSQDVRMNGPVASGNSVRMEAGFPMASGPGLIRMTSPASVMTPQGGNMSSSMMAPGPNPELQPRTPRPASQSDAMDPLLSGLHIQQQSHPSGSLPPAHHSMQPVPVNRQMNPANFPQLQQQQQQQQQQQQQQQQQQQQQQQQQQQQQQLQTRPLQQHQQQPQGVRPQFTAPTQVPVPPGWNQLPSGALQPPPAQGSLGTMTTNQGWKKAPLPSPMQAQLQARPSLATVQTPSHPPPPYPFGSQQASQAHTNFPQMSNPGQFTAPQMKGLQGGPSRVPTPLQQPHLTNKSPASSPSSFQQGSPASSPTVNQTQQQMGPRPPQNNPLPQGFQQPVSSPGRNPMVQQGNVPPNFMVMQQQPPNQGPQSLHPGLGGMPKRLPPGFSAGQANPNFMQGQVPSTTAATPGNSGALQLQANQNVQHTGGQGAGPPQNQMQVSHGPPNMMQPSLMGIHGNINNQQTGSSGVPQVTLGNMQGQPQQGPPSQLMGMHQQIVPSQSQMAQQQGTLNPQNPMILSRAQLMPQGQMMVNTQNQNLGPSPQRMTPPKQMLPQQGPQMMAPHNQMMGPQGQVLLQQNPMIEQIMTNQMQGNKAQFNSQNQSNVMPGPAQIMRGPTPNMQGNMVQFTGQMSGQMLPQQGPVNNSPSQVMGIQGQVLRPPGPSPHMAQQHTDPVTTANNDVNLSQMMPDVSMQQASMVPPHVQSMQGNSASGSHFSGHGVSFNAPFGGAPNGSQMPCGQNPGFPVNKDVTLTSPLLVNLLQSDISAGHFGVNNKQNNTNANKPKKKKPPRKKKNCHQDLNTPDNRPTGLEEADQQSLPGEQGINLDTTGPKLPDFSNRPPAPSQNLAPKETPATALQGSVARPELEANAAIASGQSCEPKEIVEKSKTLTSRRHSRTEEPTTASESVENGHRKRSSRPASASSSTKDITGAVQSKRRKSK